One genomic segment of Pedobacter endophyticus includes these proteins:
- a CDS encoding ThuA domain-containing protein yields the protein MLKSILTCIILAASTLLSAQQSKPKFNIIAFYTAKNDQAHISFVHEANQWFSKIAKKYRFSYDSTANWDNLNAKFLAKYQVVIFLDTRPEKPEQRAAFQTHIENGGAWMGFHFSAFALAKSAYDTNWDWYHNTFLGSGAYASNTWRPTSAILRVENGKHPITKKLPQTFKAQPNEWYRWQNDLRKNPDINILLSIDSTSFPLGTGPKQHEIWTSGYYPVVWSNKNFKMVYINMGHNDIDYEHKYGDTEKTLSQTFGNKIQNQMILNCLMWLGSGKQTK from the coding sequence ATGCTCAAATCTATCCTTACCTGTATCATTTTGGCAGCGTCAACGCTACTTTCTGCACAGCAAAGCAAGCCGAAGTTTAATATTATTGCTTTTTATACCGCAAAAAATGATCAGGCGCACATCAGTTTCGTGCATGAGGCCAACCAGTGGTTTTCTAAAATTGCCAAAAAATACCGTTTCAGCTACGATTCGACCGCCAATTGGGATAATCTCAATGCCAAATTCCTTGCGAAGTACCAGGTGGTTATATTTTTAGATACGCGGCCAGAAAAACCCGAACAGCGGGCCGCATTCCAAACCCATATCGAAAACGGCGGCGCATGGATGGGATTCCATTTTTCGGCTTTTGCATTAGCCAAATCAGCTTATGATACGAACTGGGATTGGTACCACAACACTTTTTTGGGATCGGGAGCATATGCAAGCAACACCTGGCGACCCACTTCGGCTATACTAAGGGTAGAGAACGGGAAACACCCGATCACAAAAAAGCTTCCTCAAACATTTAAGGCACAGCCGAACGAGTGGTATCGGTGGCAAAACGATCTGAGAAAAAATCCCGACATCAATATCTTATTGTCTATTGATTCGACAAGTTTTCCACTCGGAACCGGACCAAAGCAGCACGAAATATGGACCAGCGGATATTATCCTGTAGTTTGGAGCAATAAAAATTTCAAAATGGTGTATATCAACATGGGGCACAACGATATTGACTACGAGCATAAATACGGCGATACGGAAAAAACCCTCTCTCAAACGTTTGGAAACAAAATACAGAACCAGATGATTTTAAATTGCTTAATGTGGCTGGGCTCGGGAAAGCAAACCAAATAA
- a CDS encoding helix-turn-helix transcriptional regulator, giving the protein MKIPEKFFARRHEIAADYLKELDKHLDDIVSGRATEMFEVRDFAELIHVHPTHLSNTIKAATGHSPCFFFEERLMEISKSMLQNVSTPIAEIARTLTYDPSNFTKFFKHFSGQTPKQYREAYFKSLTEKKEIFTI; this is encoded by the coding sequence ATGAAAATTCCTGAAAAGTTCTTTGCCCGCCGACACGAGATTGCTGCCGATTATTTAAAGGAACTGGATAAACATCTGGACGATATTGTATCGGGCCGGGCAACGGAAATGTTCGAAGTCAGAGATTTTGCCGAGCTGATTCATGTTCACCCTACGCACCTCAGCAACACCATTAAGGCCGCAACAGGCCACTCTCCATGCTTCTTTTTCGAAGAGCGCTTAATGGAAATCTCGAAATCGATGCTGCAAAACGTAAGCACGCCCATTGCAGAAATTGCCCGAACGTTAACTTACGATCCTTCTAACTTTACCAAGTTTTTTAAGCACTTTTCCGGCCAAACGCCAAAGCAGTATCGCGAAGCTTATTTCAAATCGCTGACCGAAAAAAAGGAAATCTTCACCATATAA
- a CDS encoding SDR family NAD(P)-dependent oxidoreductase — protein METQNKIALITGGSRGLGKNAALKIAAKGIDVIVTYQSKKDDAENTVEEVKKLGVNAAALQLDVANAAGFDAFFTELKTVLKSVFNADKFDFLVNNAGTGLHAAFAETKMEDFDNLVNIHFKGPFFITQKALPLLNDGGGIINISSGLARFSLPGSSAYGSMKGAMEVLTRYQAKELGSRGIRSNIVAPGAIETDFSGGAVRDNADLNKTIASQTALGRVGLPDDIGGLVAFLCTEDARWINAQRIEASGGMFL, from the coding sequence ATGGAAACACAAAATAAAATTGCCTTAATTACTGGCGGTAGCCGTGGTTTAGGAAAAAACGCTGCACTAAAAATTGCAGCAAAGGGAATTGATGTTATCGTAACCTATCAATCGAAAAAAGACGATGCAGAAAATACAGTTGAAGAAGTTAAAAAACTCGGTGTAAATGCCGCAGCCCTACAATTAGATGTTGCCAATGCCGCAGGGTTCGATGCTTTTTTTACCGAACTTAAAACAGTTTTGAAATCGGTTTTTAATGCCGATAAATTTGATTTTCTAGTGAACAATGCTGGTACTGGCCTTCACGCTGCATTTGCCGAAACCAAAATGGAAGATTTCGATAACCTGGTAAACATCCACTTTAAAGGACCATTTTTTATCACTCAGAAAGCATTGCCACTTTTAAACGATGGCGGAGGAATTATAAACATTTCAAGCGGCCTTGCACGCTTCAGCTTACCCGGCTCGTCGGCTTATGGCTCGATGAAAGGCGCTATGGAGGTGTTGACAAGATATCAGGCTAAAGAATTAGGTTCGCGGGGAATCAGATCGAATATTGTAGCGCCGGGGGCCATTGAAACCGATTTTAGCGGCGGAGCTGTTCGGGATAATGCCGATTTGAACAAAACAATCGCCAGCCAAACCGCTTTGGGCCGCGTAGGCTTACCAGACGATATCGGCGGCTTGGTTGCCTTTTTATGCACCGAAGATGCGAGGTGGATTAACGCCCAACGCATCGAGGCCTCAGGAGGTATGTTCTTGTAA